In the genome of Vigna radiata var. radiata cultivar VC1973A unplaced genomic scaffold, Vradiata_ver6 scaffold_273, whole genome shotgun sequence, the window GTAACATCATCTCATATTCTTCCTAATATCACGATCAACTACCATAGATTCGCTCAACCGTCGTTAATCATTATCACGATCAACCATAGAAGGATCTAGAACCACGAAATGCTCACATGAACCACACACAAGCCCCAAATTGTGAACCaaaaaatcataatagaaaAATCTACTTTCGTGTTGCCATGGAAAGCCAAATTGCAAACCAGAAAGCCCTAAGTGTATCAATCTCATGGGCAACCACATTAGAGAAAAATGGTCACATCATTCACTCAAGGTTCATGTTGACATTGTTCAGAAGATGATTTAAATGTCATTggaaaaaaggattaaattaaacaaaaattataaaaaaatggaaccATTTGAATGCATAAAAAAGTCAATgacaatttcaaacaaaactaaaaatatgatcaaaatatgtattaaaccttataacatcataaacattaataaaaaaatattttaaaatttttaagtaatatatttaaattaatattctgTATGCacataaatattaagaaatgaaattttaatctaaatttggACGTAAGATTAGATAATATATCTcagtgtatataaataaataaaaaataaacaatgtataattttaaataacattatatttattatttcaattaatatttttattttaatttaagcaaTTATTGCAAACTTGAAAGAATAAACCGGTGATCCACTCAATTTGTTGCAAGAGTAATAGCAAATGGAAAAATAATGGGTTGAACACATTAAAGAAAGTAGTACTTTTTCCATTATGGCAAaaacattatctttttttaacgCAGATGTATGATGAAGCGAGCCCACAAATCCAACCAAAACCGCGTAAATATTCTCCAATGTTTTagtctttcttttttatgttgttcATATTTGCAATAATACAAGTTTGAATaacaaaactaaacaaaatcaaacacatagCTTCTGCCATTAACTTACAAAAAGTTGTATATTTTTACTCTAAATAAACTTCACCACATCATAACTACAACCTGCCAAGAACACAAAGCAACCCAATTTGCTCCGACTATGAGACAAGGTAATGCTGTCAGAGAAAAAAATTTGGAGTTTGTGTTCTATCGTTTTagctttattcttttaattaacaTACTAAATCCGTGACCAATTCATCTCGCAACATGCATGAATCTGTTTTGGATCCCTTCAAGGTGACACTctttgttttattcattttgtttaaCCAGTACTTGAACTGCACCATTATTTATTGCTTCAACATGTCTACCGCAATACCTTAGTATGTGATTCCTGAGATATTGATCACGTTGCAATGTTTCCTGACAACAGGTGACGGATTCGATTCCTTCATCACTGTAACTTGGTTGAAGAAACCAAAATCTTCCAGCAGAACAATTTCTACATTATTAACCCAATAATTGCTTTGCTTCACCATGATTGATACACAATATCTAGCCatactttgaaaaataaaaaggctttgcgaatctattttaaatttggcACATTAATTATTAGTTTCAGTTGTTAATTGATCTGGTAAACTTATTTGTCATTTATAATTCCTTAACCTTTTAGGCAATTTAGAGAATTGTGGAATTTTCAGTTAGGCCAAACACTAATtccaaactttttcttttttctttaattagcGTAACTcattataaagataataaatggCCCAATTACCAAAACTACGATTGCTTGCTGCAACCAAGACTTGGTACTGCTCTTCTAAATAAGAATTGTAACGGGACAAAATGGGTAAGACAATAATTGTCttgaaaataaacaatttttgcTTAATTCTATTACCGTCTTTCACTCTTAAAtgtttttgacaaaaaaattagcaatgctaaatttttattgaagtaGTCTAGTCAAATTAGTATTTTATGggtaaataaatatcaatttttttataaattttttatgacaaGAATAGTTATGTAAGTAAGTATTTGAaggtaaaatttataataaataattgatatatgtaaatatttattatttatagataatgaataattatgtattttaatatatatttataaatgagtTGAGTGTActtattatattgtatatttttgagtatttattatttgaaacatttaaaattaaaattaaatatatattttattaagttaaatttaattaaaattaaaattaaaattaatttatatttcaataggttaaatttaatttatattgtattatatatatatatatatatttgtaattattttatttaaaaatttatagaatatattttttaaaatattttcatattttcataagTATTGCATTAAAATATCAGCAcaacaagtaataaataatttttttattgtaagttGGAAAATGGATAGGAATTATTGAAGGCTAATCCGACCTGTTACTATCCTTTTACTGAGAATGTAATTATTTGTCATGTGGATAAGACGTTGAAACAACCCATATTGgaataacaaaaagaataatggtATTTGtgtttaaaatcattaatgatATACCTATTGCTTTGTGTTCAcgtttcaaattaaattgtgTACCACTATTTTACACCTAAATGTTCTCTTACAAAAATTTTCCAGGATGGAAATGGAGTTTAGTTTTTTCTTAGTAGTTGTCATcgtatatattttaagaaaaatcaacttttcttttttatatttaatatattgtttgcTTAATACAATATGTagagtttactttttttttgttggcaATTTAGGActcaaactattttaaataatgttttcaaaagAATGAACTTAAGttagatttgttttttctttttcatgtttaaaattaatttaagggttaaatatgtttttcgttctttaattttaagtgaaaattggaattagtccttcttcaaaactttggcctaatttagtcctcTAACTCTACAAATAcatgaatttagtctttttaatcaaattttgttaactttatttgttgtttcaaatgcgtttctcaattaacattaaagcaaaaatgtatcaaacaatgtaaacaactcaaatgttatcatgaaacattaaataaatctaacaaaatttagttaaaatgactaaattcatacatttctaaaaattgaaagactaaattagatcaaaattttgaaaaaaaactaattttaatttccaCAAAAAGTTAagggacaaaaacatatttaatcgttaatttgatgtatttaaattgaaaatctaattaaaaaataccgGTCCAAAAGTTCGATCATAATTAGGTTCGATTGAAAACTTATATAAGAAGTTTGAAGATTTTggattatattaatttgtttggaGAAATTGGTTCTTGTCCAAAAGAAGGAAATTGTCTGACACTCTGTCCAGAAAAAGGAAATTGCTGACTTAAGTATCATAAAAAGTAAAAGCGCGTCAGTGGGCACATAAACCtataatttgtttctttttccttcattgACTTACTCAATCACTGTTCACCATTCACACTATTTCTAATTTTCTGATATGAATTGTTAATTAGGCTGAGCTAACGTAGTTGTTAATATAGCCAAAGTCATCAATCAGacaatacaaaagtaaaatacaattACTAAATGCACTGTCCAAATTGTTAAAGGCACTCCTCTTTTCGGTTTACATATATAAAGACGAACAATAATAAATTGTTGGTAACGCCAGTTTGAACATGTTAAACACGCTTTAGCAGTTATCGTATGACAAATAATCAGTGGATGTAACTTTTCTAAAGTATGATTACGTTTCCGAAGGATagattaaaataacataaccTTCAAAAGGATTATGTACCAAACTTACTTTCTAAATGATGAGAATTACAGGATTATTTAATGCATTTTATGTTTAGAGGTCTTTTAATTGCgtaatttgttataattattctgctaattattctaaatttatgaACAAACAGACATTtctataaatgataataataatagtaataaataattatacacGTACTAATAGTTTTGGCAACTTGATTGACAAATATtgatatttacttttttttttttataatcattgtAAATGTGTAAATATAGTTAGTTAGTTTTCTGATGAAATCTTGATATGtttaataagttttaattaatttacgtTCTGATTAAAAGAAATTCCTCATAACTATTTATACTAGAGAAAACAGCTTACGAAataaacgttttttttttcattcatctatgaaaatgattgaagaaCTTATGTATAGATATTGAAAGGGTCTTTATAAtccatgatttttttaatatatagataagataaaaaatgaTGTTCTTAGAAAGTTTTTTTACAACGtgattttatgaaaaagttgttcacgataaaaaaaaaattatttagtgttgttttaacttaatataaaagtaagtaataaagatattttgaaaatttaaaaagttatcgattttttttttcttaatgtaaACCGAAACACGGCGAGGCGAAGACTTGTTCGAACTTTAGCGTACCGCAGTGGTGTGTATGTGCAATGTTTGTAGGTCGGAAGTCAAGTCTGGCCAGCAGGGTCGGTGCGGAACACgtaaaaggagagaaaaagaggCTGAATTAGTGGCTTTTAAATACTTCGTGAATCATTataattagttgtattttagagaatatacaataaaaacaaataaaacctGTATCTAATAATACACTTGTAACTCTGTAACACCAACGCAACCACCATAATTCCCATTCAAAGAGAGTCAAGAACTTCTTCCACTCTTTTATCCTACGCACTCCTTCCTGCTTATCCTGCGCCTCTCTTTGCCCGGAACCGAGATCCTTCCCTTGTACCGTCACTCTCTGCGCCTCTACACTCTCAATTCCGCCATTTTGTTATCTCATTTCGTTTCAGGTAATAATCGATCTATCGCACTATTCAATGTCACTTTGCAGAGATGATTTCTCCGTGCTATTTTCAGTTTTCCGATTGGTTTTTCTTTTGTGGATGAacgttatttttaatatttccgCAAACGTTGATTTCGGCCGTTATAACTTGTTCTCGGTTTCACTGATCTGTGACTGATGGCATGGACTTTAGTTGCACTTTACTCTGATTGGCGGAAACTGTTTCGATCCGTTTCCTTTTGGCTTCTGTATCGATTTAGACTTTGCTAACCAAAACTCTGAGTTTATCATAGTGGACTGGAGGAAAACGCTGATTTCACGTCTCTGAAGTTTTTACACATCATTTGTTGTTGAAGGATTGTGAAATTGtgcaaataatttataatataataatctcGGTTTTCTATTTGATGGTAATTGTAAGAGTTAGACAGTGTTATATTGCGTGTTTTAATTGATATGAATGAAAGCATTGCGTGTATTCAAATTTCCATATCATGCAAATGAAATGAAGCTATGCTGAAATACTTCAAAGTACCCAATCATTGTAAATGGACAGAAACCACCAAATAGCGCTACCtccttccttcttttcttttgaattgatGAAAACTGCAATTGTCGCCGGGATGTGTGTTATTTTATAGGAATGGACTTCTTCATCgatgcctttttttttctttttttaaatacaattttaaaaattaaaagttgtcAGGTATATAGTGTGATTTAATGGGCTAATAAATATTTCAGTGAGAAAGAATCATGAGTTGTTTCAGCTGTTGCGAGGAGGATGAACTCCAGAAGTCTGCTGAAAGTGGAGGACCCTATGTAGTAAAAAATCCAGCAGGTAATTTGGTTCATACAATGCTAGAGCAATGTATCAGGGTGTATAGTTTGCTACTCTAAGCATTCTTGCATCTTCGAGTGATAATTGCATGTCAATTGGATTGATTGTGTAATATGTGATTGAAAGCTTCATTATGAATACTtcattgttttaatttgtttgatgttattttacgtgaaaattgaatttgagtaagttattttgataaatttaatatatgcaGGGAATGATGGAAATTATCATGCTTCTGAAACTGCAAAGCAGGGTACTCAGCCGGTTAAAGCTCAGCCCATTGAAGTTCCTAATATACCAGCAGATGAACTGAAAGAAGGTACAGATAACTTTGGTCAAGATGCTCTGATTGGGGAGGGATCCTATGGAAGAGTATATTATGGTGTTCTTAAAAGTGGGCAGGCAGCCGCAATCAAGAACTTGGATGCCAATAAACAGCCTGATGAGGAATTTTTAGCCCAGGTACGTATGTCTATGACGATCTTGGTTTAATACCTTTTTGTCTGATCATTAAGTTGTTCAATTCCCATAAACCCTCTTATCTTTAATCTTTTAGGTTTCAATGGTATCAAGGCTGAAGCACGAAAATTTTGTTCAGTTGCTTGGATATTGCATTGATGGAAGCTCCCGTATTCTTGCTTATGAGTTTGCATCTAATGGATCTCTTCATGATATTTTGCAtggtaaataatttttctttggtcAAATTTTAAACTACTGACATCTATAAACGgctaattgaatttttttctcttcattagAAGAACTGAGGAGATTATGgattttgacattattttcttttccttttgttgcctTCACTGGCAATCTCAGCACTTGAGCGACATATTAAGCAAGTCTGTATctttttatacataaatattctCACAATTGTCATTGTACACGCAGGCAGAAAAGGTGTTAAAGGAGCACAGCCTGGTCCAGTTTTGTCATGGGCACAGAGAGTAAAGATTGCAGTAGGGGCTGCAAGAGGACTTGAATACTTGCACGAGAAGGCTGATCCCCACATTATCCACCGGGACATCAAGTCAAGCAATGTGCTAAtctttgatgatgatgttgctAAAATTGCAGATTTTGATTTATCAAATCAAGCTCCCGACATGGCTGCACGTCTTCATTCTACTCGTGTCCTTGGAACCTTTGGTTATCATGCTCCAGAGTAAGACATGATTACAAACTCAGCAATTTCCCTTCTGTAACAGTTGACTAAATTCACTAAACAGAATTACCATTCctataaattttatctatttatcaTAGTATCAATTTGGAGAAACAAACTTTTATTATATCTGGCACACTACCCTGGCCTCAGACAGAATGCTGAATTACTATCTGTCGAATCTTGTGGATGCAGATATGCAATGACTGGACAATTGAATGCTAAGAGTGATGTATACAGTTTTGGGGTCGTCCTTTTGGAACTTCTAACTGGAAGGAAACCTGTAGATCATACACTACCACGCGGACAGCAGAGTCTGGTTACTTGGGTAATAATTCATCCTATATCTTATCTTTACCCCTCCTCTAACACACTCCAATCAGAAGGAGGAGAACCTAAGCCTTTTTATCACTGTCTATTGTTGATTCTAAAATTCTAGCCTAATGACACTGATGAAGCAATGGATATGTTTTGTTTCAGGCTACACCAAAACTCAGTGAGGATAAAGTCAGGCAGTGTGTTGATACAAGACTAGGAGGAGAATACCCACCCAAAGCTGTTGCTAAGGTGCTTACTGTCATTTCGAATACCGTTCTTCacaatttactttatttttccattttcttcctaACGTTGTATTAAATGTCCTGGAAAACATTCTATTgcgtatatattatttgaaactGTATGCATATGAACCGGAAAACTATGCAAAGCAGCTCACTAGAGGTAGGATTATAATTCTATATTTTGTTTAGGTAGTAAATACTAAATATGCAGAAGACCGAACTTTGAATCTAAAATGTTGTATCATTCCCGTTCACGTGGAAATTTGTTGGATGTATTAATTAGTTGAGCAATTGGAAGACagtatttttatgttgtttatgATCTCCATTTCAGTAAGAGTTAAAGGTATTAATTACTTATGCCAGAggaaaatatacaaatttttaatggAGGAACCATAACCAGGACAGCTGTCCTTAACgataaaagatcaatttaagAACAATATTCATGGATAACAACATGATACTTGGTTAATTACAGATGGCTGCTGTTGCTGCACTTTGTGTGCAATATGAAGCTGATTTCAGACCAAACATGAGCATTGTAGTCAAAGCTCTTCAACCTTTGCTGGCTACTCGACCTGGACCTGCCGGTGAAACACCAAATTAATTCTCTGTTTCTCTGTCTCTATATTTGTGAGTATGTGCACAAGTTTGCATGCAAAATATATAAGAGTGCTTCAGAAGATGGTGGCAAATTGCTCCAGCATGACTTTATATCCAATTGTTTACACTACATTCATTTTGTTCATAATCCATGAGGTTCTTTGCTATTCattttaatgtatttgttttacaagttaaaaaaatgtattggttctctcaatttttttccctttccatCCTTTACTTCTGGATGATTGCCATCTTTACGAATAAGAGTTGGGAAAAGtacaaaactaaatttagtATACTCAAAGCTTAGAGCAAGTCAATGGACTGCTGGAAACAGACATGCATAAAAGAGTCCttcttatttgatttattattttaatattttattaagatgtGTTAAATTGAGAGCTgtataaattattcataattcaaatttcagaaCTCTAggagaaaaagggaaaatattGTTTCACGGCTCCATGTTTTGGCTGTTGTTTCATTTGTGATGTAGTTTTTAATCACGtatcattttcttctcttttctaattTCTTCTGGTGATCAGGGGATGATTTTGCTCCAATGGTattgtgttaaaaaaagtttgcaATGCAAAGTATTTTAGGATCATATATAAGTCTTTTCCTTTCTGTAAAGTGGATCTGTCTTTAAATTGAGatgtgatttaatatatatgatgtGCATGGTTATGTCAACATAGTTTGCAATGTAATTTGcatattaaaagtatttttttctaatgaGTTCATTTTCATTATGGTTTCAATAATTTCACCCATAAAATTAGTGATGATTACCTATGGTTAATAGTGTATAATTAAGTAAATCTTTTGCACGGGTTATAAAGTGAGGACGCTCTCCTTCTCTGGgcaattatgttttaacttgtTCGTTCTTTAAGCACTGGTtgcttataattaaaaaataaaataaaataaagactttTAGTTAAGTGTTGTAGTAGGATCAGTTTAAACATTCAAAGAAAGGTGTTATATTGGAGAGAATGAATGTTATGATGtgttgtattaaaaatataataaaaaaagtgatcTATAAAAGTTAAATCCATTTAAGTTTTAAGTATCTTGTTCTCCGTTGATAACTTGCCTTAAAGAGTGATAAAAGGTAAGGCTTTGTTCACACGAGATGATTTGGAATAGActgattgaatgaatttgaggagatttgaaagtaaattttattgttatttatttaagtggatttagaggtaattgagagtgaatttgaaagtaaagtttgtgagaattaatgtagaatttgattgatgtgacatatttaaaaaatttgtttaattggtagaaattaaagattatcaaaatgtccatagttattaaagtaatataaaatgttatttattaatgttatatttaattgtaataatgtttataaatagtaaaaaataaaaaataattattaaaaataatttttaaaaagtaaaaaattataacttagtaaaatgaatttatttttaaatgtagtatttgtttgtaatataacTTACTACCAAGtagtatgaatttatttgttatggaagtgagattgattaattttgaagaaacaaataattaaatgatgttaaaatattacatgacataaaaaaagtgcgaacataataacatacaaatatatttgtaatagttCATGATGAAGTTGCTTTACTGAGGTATGTAAGCAATCTATTGAAACAATATTGTAATGATATCTCTATTAGATGTCTTGTATGGGATGGATGTGAAGATAGAAAGTCAAAACACTGTCTGAATAAATTATCATCTTGAATGTTCATAGTCTGTAATAAGTTATGAATTTCTTCTGAAGTTGGATTAGATGATTAAATCCTAGCCGTTAATAGCGAATTTTGACGCTCCATGGCCTATATTTGTCGTTCAAGAATTGCACATAATCTTGTTCTTTGAGTAATTCTTTTTTCCAATTCATCAATGATTCGAGAATCCATTTGATTTGCAGTTCATTAAGTTggcaataaataaaagtatgaaaactGATGTCAAAGAtaataacattcaaaaataGGTAATGTAAGTTATCAAACACATaagtcaatttatgcaaaaaaGTCATGTAATACATTCACAAAATAGTAAGCAACTTAATCATCTAAATGGTGAAGAATTAAGTTAACATTCTAATTCAGGTGAGCAAATTTTCGGTTCATGTCAAGGGATAGATTTGCCAAGTTATCTTCAATACGCTGAACCTGCACTTGCATTCGTTCCATACCCTGTATTCTGTGTTGCAAATCTTGTACCCCCTCCCACATTTGAGTCATCATATTAGGATTTGAAAGATGTGGAGGAGGTTGTATAGGGTTCTCATGATGGTGTGGTTGCTCTTCGCCTTCAACATCACCGATGTCGTGTTGCCAAACACCGTTGACATTAACAATAttcaacctcttcaaagaattaattgaaaaatgatgtCTGGTCCCAATATGAGTGTTGGCATCGACACAACATGTACTCCACAATATTGAATGATTTGGGTGATAAGGACACCGTATGGTAGGGGTGTGTCACTGGCCTTGCATTTAAGCATATGCTGCATGATGTGATGAGGCCAATTAATAGCTATACTATTTTTAAGCACCCATAACATAAAGATATCCTCTTGCAATAACTTTGCAAAATTTTCAGGTCGTGGAGTCAACATGTGCACAATAACATAATGCAGAAGtctatcattaatattcaaacaaCCAACCATTTTAACACATTGACCCTGCATTTTTGGTCTAACCATAGTAGCTAATGTCATCTCCTGGTCATAGGGAAAGTCATCTGGGATATTTGAATAACACAATTTTTGACCCTCATACTTCATGTTAGCAACATTCAACCAATCAGTAGGTTTCAATCTAATTCTTCTCTTGTTGACCTCACTGAGCAAATATTCATTTCCAGAAATCTTcagatttgaataaaaaactttgaCCAAATCCGGATAGAAGGGTCCTTGCAATGTCAGAAATTTTACCACTCCTTGAAATAGAAGATGATGTTGAAAATATAAGCCTAAACCGACAAAtgattcaaaattcataatttttggaACAACAATATTCCTTGTGTAGAAATCAACTGCATAGTTTTCCATCTAATGGTTGTGATTGAAGAAATGACACTGATCTAATTATTCTGCAACAGATGGTCTGACATAGGTAGCAGCTTCTGGCTTAGTTATGGTTTCTTTTCCCTTACGACTTTTTCTAGGCCTTTTGGTTGATGATGAGGCCATTTCACAATTACTTCAACAAAggcataaataaaaacaataacaagtTAAGTCAAAACAAACtattcaatattaataataacaacaagcAAAGACAAACTGTTAATGAGCCATAACCATaacttaaaaattgaagatGGTTAAAAACCAATAAGTCATAATTACAAAATGTAGTACATCTAATAGTATAATAGTAATACAACTAGTCATTTAAGGCATTTTAACAGTCACCACCCGAGATCATTTTACATAACTTATTCCACCTCTTGTGTGGTTGAAGTCCCATCAACCTCTTTGTACATGTGGGGTTTCGACATAAGAAATCATAATATTGCTTGAGCAAGTTTTCATCAGTAATATTCATAGCATTCAACATTTCACATATGTGCCCTCTGTGTATGTGAATTCCGGGGTGCAACGTAGGATCTCGGTTTGGGAACATAgtatttcatttctattttccATTGCATCGACTTGACGCATGACTGCATTTgaaatcttttcaaaatgaaCATTTGTAAATCTAATGACATTTGTGAAACCATCTAGGCTGGTCGTCAATTTATTAAGTTGAGCATCAATAACATCGACCATAGGTGTCTTCCTTTTGGAACCTTGTGAGGATGAAGTTCCTCCTAATGGGACAGAAGGCACAAATTGAGTTTGCTCTGAACTATACTCATCCACAGATGGAGGAGGCGATGGTGGAGTTGGGTCAGTAAACCTTGGATAGATGGGCTCCTTTGGAATGTACTCCATATTCTGATTCAAATCAACATGTACACGAGACCCAACCCACTATCGACGTGCTTGACGAGCGGCCCGAACACCATTCCCAGTAGCTCGATCTACGACCCATAACTCCACCATTAAATCGTAGTGTCTGATACTGTTAACTCTACCGCACTTGGCCTCGACTGAAAcaacatacattaaaaataatgtggttcatattatgtattttaaaaatccaaCAAATCTGAGTATTTAACAAATACCTAAATGAGGTTCTCCCAGACTTCGTCCTCAGCTTTAAATCTCATACTTACGCCGTTCCAGGCAAATCCACTCAATCCAGCAAAAAGGTAATGTACCTCATGCCATTTTTCTTTAAACactttttgatgattttttacattgtttttcgTAATTGCTACATACCCAGAGCTATGAAGATTATCAACTATGTTACTATATGCTTTGGATGTCCAACTTCCGTCAATCTTATTACCGAGTTGTGATTCCTCAATCATGGTGTGTAGAAGACGTGCGACCATGTCCTTTGTCCACTTTATGAACTCTCTAGTAGGACCAGAGGACTCAACGTCGACTCCCTTACCTCTGttcattttaaaactaattgataaacaaaatggTAAGAAGTTAAGATTAAACAACCATAAAACTAAGTTCTTATCATTTTCatacaacacaaagaaaaacaataactACTAGTTTTGATAATCTCGCCACATTTGATTTGCTATGGAATCCTTGATACTACTACCAATCCTATGATCCTCTTCTCTAACTTGAG includes:
- the LOC106754859 gene encoding pto-interacting protein 1, giving the protein MSCFSCCEEDELQKSAESGGPYVVKNPAGNDGNYHASETAKQGTQPVKAQPIEVPNIPADELKEGTDNFGQDALIGEGSYGRVYYGVLKSGQAAAIKNLDANKQPDEEFLAQVSMVSRLKHENFVQLLGYCIDGSSRILAYEFASNGSLHDILHGRKGVKGAQPGPVLSWAQRVKIAVGAARGLEYLHEKADPHIIHRDIKSSNVLIFDDDVAKIADFDLSNQAPDMAARLHSTRVLGTFGYHAPEYAMTGQLNAKSDVYSFGVVLLELLTGRKPVDHTLPRGQQSLVTWATPKLSEDKVRQCVDTRLGGEYPPKAVAKMAAVAALCVQYEADFRPNMSIVVKALQPLLATRPGPAGETPN